Proteins from a genomic interval of Brachybacterium vulturis:
- a CDS encoding CAAX protease has product MSADHSLPTATPFHRMATLRPAWTGRIRPLLTLAAAFTAYVVLISVVLVLTILVLALAPGVNVALGVTSGDPTSALDVALALAMGVMWLPAGIIGVRFGGWRPLGTAWSIAARPRRGLLRSLGPWSIAMGVAVVAAAGLAGAVTTAIAGGDGGGAGTSAGAADATGSVPQLLLVTLIVLVLAPLQAAGLELALRGVVMQALGTWLRSPLLPLLAAGAVMLIGRELSAAVLLPALTLGLASAILAWKSGGLELSILLVATITAASQLVSAVGAGTGAGAGGAALSAAAAAPGTSSAALATTASGSAALAGGLTAAAALLLLTAVMVARISARQGVRLREPVRRPAGEPAPAPVPY; this is encoded by the coding sequence ATGTCTGCCGACCACTCCCTCCCCACCGCCACCCCCTTCCACCGCATGGCGACGCTGCGGCCCGCCTGGACGGGCCGGATCAGGCCGCTGCTGACCCTGGCCGCCGCCTTCACCGCCTACGTGGTGCTGATCTCGGTGGTGCTGGTCCTGACGATCCTGGTGCTCGCCCTCGCCCCGGGCGTGAACGTCGCCCTCGGGGTCACCAGCGGCGATCCCACCAGTGCGCTGGACGTCGCGCTCGCCCTGGCGATGGGCGTGATGTGGCTGCCCGCCGGAATCATCGGCGTGCGCTTCGGGGGTTGGCGGCCGCTCGGCACCGCCTGGTCGATCGCCGCCCGGCCGCGCCGCGGTCTGCTGCGATCGCTCGGCCCTTGGAGTATCGCGATGGGCGTCGCGGTGGTCGCCGCCGCGGGGCTCGCCGGTGCGGTCACCACCGCGATCGCCGGGGGCGACGGCGGTGGGGCCGGGACGTCCGCAGGTGCGGCCGACGCCACCGGCTCCGTGCCGCAGCTGCTGCTGGTCACCCTGATCGTGCTGGTCCTCGCCCCGCTGCAGGCGGCCGGTCTGGAACTGGCCCTGCGCGGGGTGGTGATGCAGGCCCTCGGCACCTGGCTGCGCAGCCCGCTGCTGCCGCTGCTCGCTGCCGGCGCCGTGATGCTCATCGGCCGTGAGCTCAGCGCCGCGGTGCTGCTGCCCGCCCTGACCCTGGGGCTGGCCTCGGCGATCCTGGCCTGGAAGAGCGGCGGCCTGGAGCTGTCGATCCTCCTCGTCGCGACGATCACCGCCGCCTCCCAGCTGGTCTCCGCCGTGGGCGCGGGCACCGGCGCCGGCGCAGGAGGTGCCGCGCTCAGCGCCGCAGCCGCCGCACCGGGCACCTCCTCGGCCGCACTCGCCACGACTGCGTCCGGCTCCGCCGCCCTGGCAGGGGGCCTCACCGCAGCGGCAGCGCTGCTGCTTCTCACCGCGGTGATGGTGGCTCGAATCAGCGCCCGCCAGGGAGTGCGCCTGCGGGAGCCGGTCCGCCGCCCCGCCGGTGAGCCTGCCCCCGCACCGGTGCCCTACTGA
- a CDS encoding VOC family protein — protein MFSSTPYIAFPGNAREVLEYYAEVFGGTLDLMTYEGMPDMGFTPPPGAVAHAQLQGGLVTLAGGDDIGEDSRPLDGSAYSLLVMPGSVEEAEALIERLAADGGTLGMPFEQAPWGDHYGQVTDRFGVLWQVNVSGA, from the coding sequence ATGTTCAGCTCCACGCCCTACATCGCATTTCCCGGCAACGCCCGTGAAGTCCTCGAGTACTACGCGGAGGTCTTCGGCGGCACCCTCGATCTGATGACCTATGAGGGCATGCCGGACATGGGCTTCACCCCGCCGCCCGGGGCTGTGGCCCATGCTCAGCTGCAGGGCGGCCTGGTCACCCTCGCCGGCGGTGACGACATCGGCGAGGACTCGCGGCCGCTCGACGGCTCCGCCTACTCGCTGCTGGTCATGCCCGGCTCGGTCGAGGAGGCGGAGGCGCTGATCGAGCGGCTCGCCGCCGACGGCGGAACCCTCGGGATGCCCTTCGAGCAGGCTCCATGGGGAGATCACTACGGTCAGGTCACCGACCGCTTCGGCGTGCTGTGGCAGGTGAACGTCTCCGGGGCCTGA